A portion of the Chromobacterium sp. IIBBL 290-4 genome contains these proteins:
- a CDS encoding Hsp20/alpha crystallin family protein, with product MSILPARHSLFDEFFRDFTPGFFIKPLHGDALPSQIKMDVKETGEAYLVEAELPGVGKENIHVEIDGPLVTIKAEVKQVDESNKDEQKLRSERYYGLVSRSFQLPQDIDRETSSAKYENGVLSLTLPKRRGGGAGQRLRIE from the coding sequence ATGAGCATATTGCCTGCCCGCCATAGCCTGTTTGACGAATTTTTCCGCGATTTCACCCCGGGTTTCTTTATCAAACCGCTGCATGGCGACGCGCTGCCTTCGCAGATCAAGATGGATGTTAAGGAAACCGGCGAGGCTTATCTGGTGGAGGCCGAACTGCCCGGCGTAGGCAAAGAAAACATCCATGTCGAGATCGACGGTCCGCTGGTGACGATCAAGGCCGAGGTCAAGCAGGTCGACGAATCGAACAAGGATGAGCAGAAGCTGCGCAGCGAGCGTTACTACGGCCTGGTATCGCGCAGCTTCCAGCTGCCGCAAGACATCGACCGCGAAACCTCTTCCGCCAAGTATGAAAACGGCGTGCTGAGCCTGACGCTACCGAAACGTCGCGGCGGCGGCGCGGGGCAAAGGCTGCGGATCGAATAA